A genome region from Methylobacterium sp. FF17 includes the following:
- a CDS encoding cupredoxin domain-containing protein: protein MRRISLFCLAFGAVGAATGGLALAAIGAPTLHVSQKGRAFQPNAVILQRGASVEIVNDDGDLLHHVYIDSPNFSFDSGDLKPGSKTLVAFTEGGTFAVLCGIHPKMKLTVRVEGR from the coding sequence ATGCGACGTATTTCCCTTTTTTGTCTTGCCTTCGGCGCGGTGGGCGCCGCGACGGGCGGGCTCGCCCTGGCAGCGATCGGCGCGCCGACCCTGCACGTCTCCCAGAAGGGGCGCGCGTTCCAGCCGAACGCCGTCATCCTGCAGCGCGGTGCCAGCGTCGAGATCGTCAACGACGACGGCGACCTCCTGCACCACGTCTACATTGATTCCCCGAATTTCAGCTTCGATTCCGGGGATTTGAAGCCCGGAAGCAAGACCCTGGTGGCCTTCACGGAGGGGGGGACCTTCGCGGTCCTGTGCGGAATCCACCCCAAGATGAAGCTCACCGTCCGCGTCGAAGGGCGCTGA
- a CDS encoding glutathione S-transferase family protein, producing MLILYHSPRSRSSRVVALLHELDALDAVTIERVTIPRQDGSGASDPRNPHPEGKVPYLVHDGVEIRESSAIMLYLADLFPDAGLSIPPGHRQRGAYLSWFAWYAGVVEPVMLLEALGLSHPALQATFRDGEAMRQRLRAALAEGPFLFGERFTAADLLLHSPYAWFGKPGDPVLDAWIDRCMARPGAAHALAFDTAAQAA from the coding sequence GTGCTGATCCTCTACCATTCCCCCCGCAGCCGCTCGAGCCGCGTCGTCGCCCTGCTTCACGAACTCGATGCCCTCGACGCGGTGACGATCGAGCGGGTCACCATCCCGCGCCAGGACGGCTCGGGCGCTTCGGATCCGCGCAACCCCCATCCCGAGGGCAAGGTCCCCTACCTCGTCCATGACGGCGTCGAAATCCGGGAGAGCAGCGCGATCATGCTGTATCTCGCCGACCTGTTCCCGGATGCAGGCCTGAGCATCCCGCCCGGGCACCGGCAGCGTGGCGCCTACCTGAGTTGGTTCGCCTGGTACGCGGGCGTGGTCGAGCCGGTGATGCTGCTGGAGGCCCTCGGCCTCTCCCATCCCGCGCTGCAGGCGACCTTCCGGGACGGCGAGGCGATGCGCCAGCGCCTTCGCGCGGCCCTCGCCGAGGGCCCCTTCCTGTTCGGCGAACGCTTCACGGCCGCGGACCTGCTGCTGCACTCGCCCTATGCGTGGTTCGGCAAGCCCGGCGATCCGGTCCTCGACGCCTGGATCGACCGCTGCATGGCGCGGCCCGGAGCGGCCCATGCCCTGGCGTTCGATACCGCCGCGCAAGCGGCCTGA
- a CDS encoding EAL domain-containing protein, which produces MTSREAPVTPSRERPRRVTDTIGALVGTIRGRIVIAFLVMSAITGVLGLSAASSIRRADELVSQTFDRSLMSINYARAAATDFAGMRSVEARRWVITDPVARAALDERLVSLQRLLAEDLEIAVARAQSDRATGAARAAEQAVSAWTGARAKLSERDRGQAAYAELDRHAAAAEENFDLFINYTAGDGFIYRQQARAIVARETRINLFGTLIAVLLSGTVAFYLSRRIMGPLADASQAASRIAAGDLSGTMPAGGADEVGTLLAAMGVMRDNIRQAMEREVAQRISAEDRLADALETSREGIVVVDETGRITLTNRQADDYLGFAAGTLPPGSAIADLAPRDGTGPGSLARALLNAADEHSELRLADGRWLRISRSATRSGGFIAVCSDITLLKEQEATLQSTNLRLDTALDNMSQGLCLFDAAGRLTVVNRRYCEIFDLTPEDLPLGLSYRAVTALGSGGRDDPHPDAFALALAETSAGRASNTDFLHLSDGRVVAVSHKAVRGGGLVATFEDVTEQREADARIAFMARHDVLTGLPNRAMFGERIEEAVAHLGRGNPFSVLCLDLDRFKEVNDTLGHPVGDVLLRAVADRLRACVREVDTVARLGGDEFAIILSDTERPQDAAVLARRVIEVVSAPYDLDGHRASVGVSIGICLAPGDGTACDKLLKNADVALYRAKADGRGTWRFFEVEMDISLQARRALELDLREALGRGEFELHYQPIYDFRTQRIGGFEALVRWRHPVRGLVPPGEFISVAEEIGLIVPLGAWCLTTACTEAMRWPDGIKVAVNVSAVQFRDEVVVEAVREALSKSRLPPGRLELEITESVLLKDNLATLATLYALRRLGVRIAMDDFGTGYSSLSYLRSFPFDKIKIDQSFVRDITNKSDSGLIVRAVIGLGLSLGMRTTGEGIETEAQFDRLRCEGCDEGQGYYFAKPGPARDVPAIIEQWSSGAKGVSRAVA; this is translated from the coding sequence ATGACATCTCGCGAAGCGCCGGTGACACCGTCCCGGGAGCGCCCTCGGCGCGTGACGGACACCATCGGCGCGCTGGTCGGCACGATCCGCGGTCGGATCGTGATCGCGTTCCTGGTGATGAGCGCGATCACGGGCGTCCTCGGCCTGTCGGCGGCCTCGAGCATCCGCCGCGCGGACGAATTGGTGAGCCAGACCTTCGACCGCTCGCTGATGTCGATCAACTACGCGCGCGCCGCCGCCACCGACTTTGCCGGGATGCGGTCCGTGGAGGCGCGTCGCTGGGTGATCACCGATCCGGTCGCCCGGGCCGCCCTCGACGAGCGGCTCGTCAGCCTCCAACGCCTGCTTGCGGAGGACCTGGAGATCGCCGTCGCGCGGGCCCAGTCCGACCGGGCCACCGGCGCGGCCCGGGCCGCCGAACAGGCGGTCTCCGCCTGGACCGGCGCCCGCGCCAAGCTCTCCGAACGGGACCGGGGCCAGGCGGCCTACGCGGAGCTCGACCGGCATGCCGCCGCCGCCGAGGAAAACTTCGACCTGTTCATCAACTACACGGCCGGCGACGGCTTCATCTATCGCCAGCAGGCGCGCGCCATCGTCGCCCGCGAGACGCGGATCAACCTGTTCGGCACGCTGATCGCCGTACTTCTCTCGGGCACGGTGGCGTTCTATCTCTCACGCCGCATCATGGGTCCGCTGGCCGATGCCTCGCAGGCGGCCTCGCGCATCGCGGCGGGCGACCTCAGCGGGACCATGCCGGCGGGGGGCGCCGACGAGGTCGGCACGCTGCTCGCGGCCATGGGCGTCATGCGCGACAACATCCGCCAGGCCATGGAGCGGGAGGTCGCGCAGCGGATCTCGGCGGAGGACCGGCTCGCCGATGCCCTCGAAACCTCGCGCGAGGGCATCGTCGTGGTCGACGAGACCGGCCGCATCACGCTCACCAACAGGCAGGCGGACGACTATCTCGGATTTGCCGCCGGGACCTTGCCGCCCGGCAGCGCCATCGCGGACCTCGCCCCCCGGGACGGCACGGGGCCCGGCAGCCTGGCCCGGGCCCTCCTCAATGCCGCCGACGAGCACAGCGAGTTGCGCCTCGCGGACGGCCGCTGGCTGCGGATCAGCCGAAGCGCAACGCGCAGCGGCGGCTTCATCGCGGTCTGCAGCGACATCACCCTGCTCAAGGAGCAGGAAGCCACCCTGCAATCGACCAACCTGCGCCTCGACACCGCCCTCGACAACATGTCCCAGGGTCTGTGCCTGTTCGACGCCGCCGGCCGCCTCACCGTGGTCAACCGCCGCTACTGCGAGATCTTCGACCTGACGCCCGAGGATCTGCCCCTGGGCCTGTCCTATCGGGCGGTCACGGCCCTGGGTTCTGGCGGAAGGGACGACCCGCACCCCGACGCCTTCGCCCTGGCGCTCGCCGAGACGTCGGCCGGGCGCGCATCGAACACCGATTTCCTCCACCTCAGCGACGGCCGCGTTGTGGCGGTCTCGCACAAGGCCGTGCGCGGCGGCGGCCTCGTGGCGACCTTCGAGGACGTGACCGAGCAGCGGGAGGCCGACGCCCGCATCGCCTTCATGGCCCGCCACGACGTCCTCACCGGCCTGCCGAACCGGGCGATGTTCGGCGAGCGCATCGAGGAGGCGGTCGCCCATCTCGGCCGCGGCAACCCGTTCTCGGTGCTGTGCCTCGACCTCGACCGCTTCAAGGAAGTCAACGACACCCTCGGCCACCCGGTCGGCGACGTGCTCCTGCGTGCCGTGGCCGACCGGCTGCGGGCCTGCGTGCGCGAGGTCGACACCGTCGCGCGCCTCGGCGGAGACGAGTTCGCCATCATCCTGTCGGACACCGAGCGGCCGCAGGATGCCGCCGTGCTCGCGCGCCGCGTCATCGAGGTGGTCAGCGCCCCCTACGACCTCGACGGCCACCGCGCCAGCGTGGGCGTCAGCATCGGCATCTGCCTGGCCCCGGGCGACGGCACCGCCTGCGACAAGCTCCTCAAGAACGCCGACGTCGCCCTCTACCGTGCCAAGGCGGACGGACGCGGCACCTGGCGCTTCTTCGAAGTGGAGATGGACATCAGCCTCCAGGCGCGGCGCGCCCTCGAACTCGACCTGCGCGAGGCCCTCGGGCGCGGGGAGTTCGAGCTGCACTATCAGCCGATCTACGATTTCCGCACCCAGCGGATCGGCGGGTTCGAGGCCCTGGTGCGCTGGCGTCATCCGGTCCGCGGACTCGTGCCGCCCGGCGAGTTCATCTCGGTCGCCGAGGAGATCGGCCTCATCGTGCCGCTGGGCGCCTGGTGCCTCACCACCGCCTGCACCGAGGCGATGCGCTGGCCCGACGGCATCAAGGTGGCGGTGAACGTCTCGGCGGTGCAGTTCCGCGACGAGGTCGTGGTCGAGGCGGTGCGCGAGGCCCTGTCCAAGAGCCGTCTGCCGCCCGGCCGCCTGGAACTGGAGATCACCGAATCGGTGCTCCTGAAGGACAACCTCGCGACGCTCGCGACCCTCTATGCCCTGCGCCGCCTGGGTGTGCGCATCGCCATGGACGATTTCGGAACCGGCTACTCCTCCCTGAGCTACCTGCGCAGCTTCCCGTTCGACAAGATCAAGATCGACCAGTCCTTCGTGCGCGACATCACGAACAAGAGCGATTCCGGGCTGATCGTGCGCGCGGTGATCGGCCTCGGACTCAGCCTGGGGATGCGGACCACCGGCGAGGGGATCGAGACCGAGGCCCAGTTCGACCGGCTGCGCTGCGAGGGCTGCGACGAGGGACAGGGCTACTACTTCGCCAAGCCCGGCCCCGCGCGCGACGTGCCCGCCATAATCGAGCAGTGGTCCTCCGGGGCGAAGGGCGTGTCCCGCGCCGTGGCGTGA
- a CDS encoding glutamine synthetase beta-grasp domain-containing protein has protein sequence MTKYKLEYIWLDGYTPVPNLRGKTQIKEFDGFPTLEQLPLWGFDGSSTMQAEGGSSDCMLKPVRHVPDSTRKNGVLVLCEVMMPDGVTPHVSNKRATILDDDGAWFGFEQEYFFYKDGRPLGFPTTGYPAPQGPYYCGVGYKEVGAIARKIVEEHLDLCLDAGINHEGINAEVAKGQWEFQIFGKGSKKAADEMWLARYLLQRLCEGYEIDVEYHCKPLGATDWNGSGMHANFSTEHLRNVGGKAYFEALMAAFKENLDDHIAVYGPDNHMRLTGKHETAAIDQFSYGVADRGASIRVPHSFVNNAYKGYLEDRRPNSQGDPYQIASQILKTIASVPTATDQQAAA, from the coding sequence ATGACGAAATACAAACTCGAGTACATCTGGCTCGACGGCTACACTCCGGTGCCGAACCTTCGCGGCAAGACGCAGATCAAGGAATTCGACGGCTTCCCGACCCTCGAGCAGCTTCCGCTCTGGGGCTTCGACGGCAGCTCGACGATGCAGGCCGAGGGCGGCAGCTCCGACTGCATGCTCAAGCCCGTGCGCCATGTCCCGGACTCCACCCGCAAGAACGGCGTGCTGGTGCTCTGCGAAGTGATGATGCCGGACGGCGTCACCCCACACGTCTCCAACAAGCGCGCCACCATCCTCGACGATGACGGTGCCTGGTTCGGCTTCGAGCAGGAATACTTCTTCTACAAGGACGGCCGCCCGCTGGGCTTCCCCACGACCGGCTACCCCGCTCCGCAGGGCCCGTACTATTGTGGCGTCGGCTACAAGGAAGTCGGCGCGATCGCCCGCAAGATCGTCGAGGAGCACCTCGACCTCTGCCTCGACGCCGGCATCAACCACGAGGGCATCAACGCCGAAGTGGCCAAGGGCCAGTGGGAATTCCAGATCTTCGGCAAGGGCTCCAAGAAGGCTGCCGACGAGATGTGGCTCGCCCGCTACCTGCTCCAGCGCCTGTGCGAAGGCTACGAGATCGACGTCGAGTACCATTGCAAGCCGCTCGGTGCCACCGACTGGAACGGCTCGGGCATGCATGCGAACTTCTCGACCGAGCACCTGCGCAACGTGGGCGGCAAGGCCTATTTCGAGGCGCTGATGGCCGCCTTCAAGGAGAACCTGGACGACCACATCGCGGTCTACGGCCCCGACAATCACATGCGCCTCACCGGCAAGCATGAGACCGCGGCCATCGACCAGTTCAGCTACGGCGTGGCCGATCGCGGTGCCTCGATCCGCGTGCCGCACAGCTTCGTCAACAACGCGTACAAGGGCTACCTGGAAGACCGCCGTCCCAACAGCCAGGGGGACCCCTACCAGATCGCTTCGCAGATCCTGAAGACGATCGCGTCAGTCCCGACCGCGACCGACCAGCAGGCTGCTGCCTAA
- the htpG gene encoding molecular chaperone HtpG — MSDTVERHEFGAEVGRLLDLVVHALYSDREIFLRELVANAADAMDRRRFEALTDQASALPADARVRIVPDKAARTLTLSDAGIGMTKAELAQNLGTIARSGTRAFSQSLSDAKPEDKPSLIGQFGVGFYSAFMVADRVTVTSRRAGSEEAWTWASEGQGSYTLEPATRAEPGTDIVLHLKADADEYLESYRLDHVVRKWADHITVPIAIQGEDGNEENANQGTALWRKPKSEVTPEQYTEFYRHVGMNFDEPWATLHWRAEGALEFSALLFVPGMKPFQAVEGERGSKVRLHVRRMFITDEAELLPSWLRFVQGVVDTEDLPLNVSREMLQATPVLTKIRRAVTGRVLTELTNRAKDAEGYRPFWENFGPVLKEGIYEDHERRAEIAPLLRFQSSAVEGWTSLPDYVARMKDGQEAIYYLVADDADALKRSPQLEGFRARGVEVLLLSDHVDAFWPEALARFEDKPLRSVTQGAVDLSKFAGETPEGEEGPAPVDALVGALKAALGSDVSDVRATDRLVESAVVLSASGQGPDLQMQRLLRRAGRGGGGMPVLEINPRHPLIRALSARVEAQDDIADAAGTLLDLARVQDGDTPRDPVAFAQKMAAALATA; from the coding sequence TTGAGCGACACCGTGGAGCGGCACGAGTTCGGTGCCGAGGTCGGGCGCCTGTTGGACCTCGTGGTCCACGCGCTCTATTCCGACCGTGAGATCTTCCTGCGCGAACTGGTGGCCAACGCCGCCGACGCCATGGACCGCCGCCGCTTCGAGGCGCTGACCGATCAGGCCTCCGCGCTGCCCGCCGACGCCCGGGTCCGCATCGTGCCCGACAAGGCAGCCCGGACCCTGACGCTGTCGGATGCCGGCATCGGCATGACCAAGGCGGAACTGGCCCAGAACCTCGGCACCATCGCGCGCTCGGGCACCCGCGCCTTCAGCCAGAGCCTCAGCGATGCCAAGCCCGAGGACAAGCCGAGCCTGATCGGCCAGTTCGGCGTCGGCTTCTACTCGGCCTTCATGGTCGCCGACCGGGTCACCGTCACCTCGCGCCGCGCCGGCTCCGAGGAGGCCTGGACCTGGGCGTCCGAGGGCCAGGGCAGCTACACCCTGGAGCCCGCCACCCGCGCGGAGCCCGGCACCGACATCGTCCTGCACCTCAAGGCGGATGCCGACGAGTACCTGGAGAGCTACCGCCTCGACCACGTCGTGCGCAAATGGGCCGACCACATCACGGTGCCGATCGCGATCCAGGGCGAGGATGGCAACGAGGAGAACGCCAATCAGGGCACGGCCCTGTGGCGCAAGCCGAAATCCGAGGTCACCCCCGAGCAGTACACCGAGTTCTACCGCCACGTCGGCATGAACTTCGACGAGCCCTGGGCGACCCTGCACTGGCGTGCGGAAGGCGCCCTCGAATTCTCGGCCCTGCTGTTCGTGCCCGGCATGAAGCCGTTCCAGGCGGTGGAGGGCGAGCGCGGGAGCAAGGTGCGCCTGCACGTACGCCGGATGTTCATCACCGACGAGGCGGAACTCCTCCCCTCCTGGCTGCGCTTCGTCCAGGGCGTGGTCGACACCGAGGACCTGCCCCTCAACGTCTCGCGCGAGATGCTGCAGGCGACCCCGGTCCTGACGAAGATCCGCCGCGCGGTCACCGGCCGGGTGCTGACCGAACTCACCAACCGGGCCAAGGACGCCGAGGGCTACCGGCCGTTCTGGGAGAATTTCGGCCCCGTCCTCAAGGAGGGCATCTACGAGGACCATGAGCGCCGGGCCGAGATCGCTCCGCTCCTGCGCTTCCAGTCCTCGGCCGTGGAGGGCTGGACCTCGCTGCCGGACTACGTCGCGCGCATGAAGGACGGCCAGGAGGCGATCTATTACCTCGTGGCGGACGATGCCGATGCCCTGAAGCGCTCGCCCCAGCTCGAAGGTTTCCGGGCTCGCGGCGTCGAAGTGCTCCTGCTCTCCGACCACGTGGACGCGTTCTGGCCGGAAGCCCTGGCCCGCTTCGAGGACAAGCCCCTGCGCTCGGTGACGCAAGGCGCGGTCGATCTTTCGAAGTTCGCGGGCGAGACGCCCGAGGGCGAGGAGGGACCGGCTCCGGTCGACGCCCTGGTCGGTGCCCTCAAGGCGGCGCTCGGGTCGGACGTGTCGGACGTGCGCGCCACGGACCGCCTCGTGGAGAGCGCCGTGGTGCTCTCGGCCTCCGGGCAGGGCCCGGACCTGCAGATGCAGCGCCTGCTCCGCCGGGCGGGACGCGGCGGCGGCGGCATGCCGGTGCTGGAGATCAACCCGCGCCATCCGCTGATCCGGGCGCTGAGCGCCCGGGTGGAGGCCCAGGACGACATCGCCGACGCCGCCGGCACGCTCCTCGACCTCGCACGCGTCCAGGACGGCGATACCCCGCGCGACCCCGTCGCCTTCGCGCAGAAGATGGCGGCGGCCCTGGCGACCGCCTGA
- a CDS encoding cytochrome-c peroxidase: MRRRISSALAGAALLAVAAAAGLGLNRLSAGEPTTGDGGAAGREMAALRDAYRRADENPYPDENPYSPAKAELGRRLFFDPILSGAGTMNCASCHVPTQSWSDGRPRGVGETGAEMKVRTPTLLDIAQIPILGWDGKFRDLEDVSFTPITSPNAMNLPEPVLIARLKRRPDYVRAFAAAFPDEGAAAGPGRRGAKRAVTRRTIELALATFQRAIVSGQAPFDRWVMGDETAIDDRAKAGFALFNGKGQCAACHSGSSFTDGSFQDIGVGTGDDIGRATFFPNSEPLRYAFKTPTLRDVAERGPYMHDGSLTTLEEVIDLYDRGGIARPSRSPSIRPLGLTETEKRDLIAFLKTLTADAPARMN, translated from the coding sequence ATGCGCAGACGGATCAGCAGCGCGCTCGCCGGCGCCGCTCTGCTCGCCGTCGCGGCGGCGGCAGGACTCGGCCTCAACCGGCTGAGCGCCGGCGAGCCCACGACGGGGGATGGCGGCGCGGCAGGCCGCGAGATGGCGGCCCTGCGGGACGCCTACCGGCGCGCCGACGAGAACCCCTACCCGGACGAGAACCCCTACAGCCCGGCCAAGGCCGAACTCGGCCGCCGCCTGTTCTTCGATCCGATCCTGTCCGGCGCGGGCACCATGAACTGCGCCAGTTGCCACGTCCCCACCCAGTCCTGGAGCGACGGACGCCCGCGCGGGGTCGGCGAGACGGGCGCGGAAATGAAGGTGCGCACGCCGACCCTCCTCGACATCGCCCAGATCCCGATCCTCGGCTGGGACGGCAAGTTCCGCGATCTCGAGGATGTGAGCTTCACGCCGATCACCAGCCCCAATGCCATGAACCTGCCCGAGCCGGTGCTCATCGCGCGCCTGAAGCGCAGGCCCGATTACGTCCGCGCCTTCGCGGCCGCCTTTCCCGACGAAGGCGCGGCGGCCGGCCCGGGCAGGCGCGGCGCGAAGCGAGCCGTCACCCGCCGGACCATCGAACTGGCCCTGGCGACCTTCCAGCGCGCCATCGTCTCGGGTCAGGCCCCCTTCGACCGCTGGGTGATGGGCGACGAGACGGCCATCGATGATCGTGCCAAGGCGGGGTTCGCGCTGTTCAATGGCAAGGGGCAGTGCGCCGCCTGTCATTCCGGCTCGTCCTTCACCGACGGGTCCTTCCAGGACATCGGGGTCGGCACCGGTGACGATATCGGCCGCGCCACGTTCTTTCCGAACTCGGAGCCGCTGCGCTACGCCTTCAAGACCCCGACCCTGCGCGATGTCGCCGAGCGCGGGCCCTACATGCATGACGGCTCGCTCACCACCCTGGAGGAGGTCATCGACCTCTACGACCGCGGCGGGATCGCCCGGCCGAGCCGTTCGCCCTCGATCCGGCCGCTCGGCCTCACGGAGACCGAGAAGCGCGACCTCATCGCCTTCCTCAAGACGCTCACCGCCGACGCCCCGGCGCGCATGAACTGA
- a CDS encoding NepR family anti-sigma factor has product MSIHQSELFPGTGAEEGPQAGPTPRAVAEPDTPAGIAREARLRIGRNLRLLYAEVLDEPLPDRFGTLLANLAARTDPGGSS; this is encoded by the coding sequence ATGAGCATTCACCAGAGCGAGCTGTTTCCCGGCACCGGTGCCGAGGAAGGTCCACAAGCCGGGCCGACGCCCCGCGCGGTCGCGGAACCGGATACGCCCGCCGGCATCGCCCGCGAGGCGCGCCTGCGCATCGGACGCAACCTGCGCCTCCTCTACGCGGAGGTACTCGACGAGCCGCTTCCCGACCGTTTCGGCACCCTTCTCGCCAATCTGGCCGCGCGCACCGATCCGGGGGGATCCTCATGA
- a CDS encoding helix-turn-helix transcriptional regulator, protein MARTDRLFRLLQTLRVLPAPVTAARLAEETGVSLRSVYRDIDSLRAAGAQIAGERGYGYRLIEDGALPPQVFDRIEIEALVLGLSEVRHMGDPALARAAGAVLAKVAATLPDAGQQHLLHAVSRVRRSEERFAPATSLATIREGCWREEAVTIRYRDGEDRVTDRAIWPLAIVYLDRKLVILAWCCLRAAHRMFRADRIVAAEGGGPSFRPKRVALLKAYLAALQETPPAGKETPPPGKETSPAGKEASPAG, encoded by the coding sequence ATGGCCCGCACCGATCGCCTGTTTCGCCTGCTCCAGACCCTGCGCGTGCTTCCCGCGCCCGTGACGGCGGCGCGGCTGGCGGAGGAGACGGGCGTCTCCCTCCGCTCGGTCTACCGCGACATCGACAGCCTGCGCGCGGCCGGCGCCCAGATCGCCGGTGAGCGCGGCTACGGCTATCGCCTGATCGAGGACGGCGCCCTGCCGCCGCAGGTCTTCGACCGGATCGAGATCGAGGCCCTGGTCCTCGGCCTGTCCGAGGTGCGCCACATGGGGGATCCGGCCCTGGCCCGGGCCGCAGGCGCGGTGCTCGCCAAGGTTGCCGCGACACTGCCGGATGCGGGCCAGCAGCACCTCCTTCACGCGGTCTCGCGGGTGCGCCGGTCGGAGGAACGCTTCGCGCCCGCGACCAGCCTCGCCACGATCCGCGAAGGGTGCTGGCGTGAGGAGGCGGTGACGATCCGCTACCGTGACGGGGAGGACCGGGTCACGGATCGGGCGATCTGGCCCCTCGCGATCGTCTATCTCGACCGCAAGCTCGTGATCCTCGCCTGGTGCTGCCTGCGCGCGGCGCATCGCATGTTCCGCGCGGACCGGATCGTCGCCGCCGAGGGCGGAGGCCCGAGCTTCCGGCCGAAGCGGGTCGCCCTCCTCAAGGCCTACCTCGCCGCCTTGCAAGAGACCCCTCCGGCAGGAAAAGAGACGCCTCCGCCGGGAAAAGAGACGTCTCCGGCAGGAAAAGAGGCGTCTCCGGCGGGGTGA
- a CDS encoding glutaminase has product MSTAAPDLDRIVREIADEMRDRSDRGEVATYIPELARVDGGAFGLVVIDADGHVAAAGDSDVPFSIQSISKVFTLTLALGMAGDRLWRRVGREPSGSPFNSIVQLERERGIPRNPFINAGAIAVTDLILSGHQPREALGEILRFMQFLALDASITIDEAVAASELRTGFRNVALANYMKSFGVLDNPADFTLGVYFHHCAISMSCRQLAQAGRFLAHSGRNPATGHSVVSPERARRINAVMLTCGHYDGSGEFAYRVGLPGKSGVGGGILAIAPGKASIAVWSPGLDAAGNSHLGRIALEMLTKRLGWSIFGA; this is encoded by the coding sequence ATGAGCACAGCCGCGCCCGATCTCGACCGCATCGTTCGGGAGATCGCCGACGAGATGCGGGACCGCTCGGACCGGGGCGAGGTGGCGACCTACATCCCGGAACTCGCCCGCGTCGACGGGGGCGCCTTCGGCCTCGTGGTGATCGACGCGGACGGGCATGTGGCGGCGGCCGGCGACAGCGACGTGCCCTTCTCGATCCAGAGCATCTCGAAGGTGTTCACCCTGACCCTGGCGCTGGGCATGGCGGGCGACCGGCTCTGGCGCCGGGTGGGCCGCGAGCCGTCGGGCAGCCCCTTCAACTCCATCGTTCAGTTGGAGCGCGAGCGCGGCATTCCGCGCAACCCCTTCATCAACGCCGGCGCCATCGCGGTCACCGACCTGATCCTGTCGGGTCACCAGCCCCGCGAGGCCCTCGGCGAGATCCTGCGCTTCATGCAGTTCCTGGCCCTCGACGCGTCGATCACCATCGACGAGGCGGTGGCGGCCTCCGAGCTGCGCACGGGCTTCCGCAACGTGGCGTTGGCCAACTACATGAAATCCTTCGGCGTCCTCGACAACCCGGCGGACTTCACCCTCGGCGTCTACTTCCACCATTGCGCGATCAGCATGTCCTGCCGGCAGCTCGCCCAGGCCGGCCGTTTCCTCGCGCATTCCGGGCGCAATCCGGCCACGGGCCATTCCGTGGTGTCGCCCGAGCGGGCGCGCCGCATCAATGCGGTGATGCTAACCTGCGGCCATTACGACGGCTCGGGGGAGTTCGCCTACCGCGTCGGCCTGCCGGGCAAGAGCGGCGTCGGCGGAGGCATCCTGGCGATCGCGCCCGGCAAGGCCTCGATCGCGGTCTGGTCCCCCGGCCTCGACGCCGCCGGCAATTCGCATCTCGGCCGCATCGCCCTCGAAATGCTGACGAAGCGCCTCGGCTGGTCGATCTTCGGAGCGTGA